A genomic stretch from Zeimonas sediminis includes:
- a CDS encoding Ig-like domain-containing protein codes for MIDDPDKVGAGWVTIEVPTPPAYSTDSPGVFLSGEAFISPTWSRCCSGSATDTGVTVTWSNAATGESGQATQRVSYVWLFGTAILGTHTWWEGIDLALGDNPITVTATDPSGNLGRARITVTRTPDTVAPTITSTTPANGATGVAVNGSLLVVFSEPMNPATMTPSNILLQDESGGAVAGTVSYADRVATYTPGSLLETSKRHTVTVTTGVRDESGNSLAAPYTWSFTTGTLDLVPPTVASTSPANGETCVPTEAPVSARFSETLYRESVNESSFLLKDATNQLVSGSVGVDYTGTLYLFPRNPLANAATYTATLTTGIEDLARNPLATEYSWSFTTQPAGSGMWGTTSTTGAPTPRTGHTAVWTGSRMIVWGGGYADGASYEPASDAWSPISGAAAPESRTDHVAVWTGSRMIVWGGVRPGAYLDSGALYDPTSDTWSPMSASGAPSPRSSATAVWTGAEMIVWGGYGSGGVPQGDGARYDPSTNTWSPISAAGSPSPRVFHTAVWTGSEMIVWGGGNTSGSLGDGARYDPAADAWSPIPASGAPSPRAAHSAVWTGKEMLVWGGRNATDPLRSGGRFSPASGSWAPIGELCAPLARYGHVSVWTGTEMLVWGGGQANGPHYSAGGRYLPGTDTWQAIPVIGAPAPRMGHTAVWDGGGMILWGGYDVFLTNLDSGGRYQPQ; via the coding sequence GTGATCGACGATCCCGACAAGGTCGGCGCCGGCTGGGTCACGATCGAGGTGCCAACCCCGCCCGCCTATTCGACCGACTCGCCGGGGGTATTTCTCTCGGGCGAGGCGTTCATCAGCCCGACGTGGTCGCGTTGCTGCAGCGGCAGCGCCACCGATACCGGGGTGACCGTCACCTGGTCCAACGCAGCGACAGGCGAGAGTGGCCAGGCCACCCAGCGGGTCAGCTACGTCTGGCTGTTCGGCACGGCGATCCTGGGCACCCACACGTGGTGGGAAGGTATCGACCTGGCGCTCGGCGACAACCCGATCACCGTGACCGCCACCGATCCCTCAGGCAACCTGGGGCGCGCGCGAATCACCGTGACGCGCACGCCGGACACCGTCGCGCCGACGATCACCTCCACGACGCCCGCGAACGGCGCAACCGGGGTGGCGGTCAACGGCTCGCTTCTCGTCGTCTTCAGCGAGCCGATGAACCCGGCGACGATGACTCCGTCGAACATATTGCTCCAGGACGAGTCGGGCGGCGCCGTTGCTGGAACCGTCAGCTACGCGGACCGGGTGGCAACCTACACCCCGGGCTCCCTGCTCGAGACGTCGAAGCGCCATACGGTGACCGTCACGACCGGCGTGAGGGACGAATCGGGCAATTCCCTCGCAGCGCCGTATACCTGGTCGTTCACGACCGGCACCCTGGACCTCGTTCCCCCTACCGTTGCGTCCACGTCCCCGGCGAATGGCGAGACATGCGTGCCGACCGAGGCTCCGGTGTCCGCTCGCTTCAGCGAAACGCTCTACAGGGAGTCGGTGAACGAAAGCAGTTTCCTGCTGAAGGACGCAACGAACCAGCTGGTCAGCGGCTCGGTCGGGGTTGACTACACTGGCACGCTCTACCTGTTCCCCAGGAATCCGCTGGCCAACGCAGCAACGTACACCGCGACGCTCACGACCGGCATCGAGGACCTCGCCCGCAATCCGCTGGCCACGGAGTATTCCTGGTCTTTCACGACGCAGCCCGCAGGCAGCGGCATGTGGGGCACGACATCGACGACCGGCGCGCCGACGCCGAGGACGGGCCACACCGCCGTCTGGACCGGCAGCCGGATGATCGTATGGGGCGGCGGCTACGCGGACGGCGCGAGCTACGAGCCGGCATCCGACGCCTGGTCCCCGATCAGCGGCGCGGCCGCGCCGGAATCGCGCACCGACCACGTCGCCGTCTGGACCGGCAGCCGGATGATCGTGTGGGGCGGCGTCAGGCCTGGCGCATACCTTGACTCGGGCGCGCTCTACGATCCGACGTCGGACACGTGGAGCCCGATGTCGGCATCCGGCGCGCCGTCGCCGCGTTCCTCGGCCACGGCGGTGTGGACTGGCGCCGAAATGATCGTCTGGGGAGGTTACGGCAGCGGCGGCGTGCCCCAGGGCGACGGCGCGCGCTACGACCCGTCGACGAACACCTGGTCGCCGATCTCCGCAGCCGGCTCGCCCAGCCCTCGCGTCTTCCACACGGCCGTGTGGACGGGCAGCGAGATGATCGTGTGGGGAGGGGGCAACACCAGCGGAAGCCTGGGCGATGGCGCACGGTACGACCCGGCTGCCGACGCGTGGTCGCCGATTCCCGCATCCGGCGCGCCGAGCCCGCGGGCAGCACACTCGGCGGTGTGGACCGGGAAGGAGATGCTGGTCTGGGGCGGCAGGAATGCGACGGATCCGCTGCGCTCCGGAGGCAGGTTCAGCCCGGCCTCCGGCTCCTGGGCGCCGATCGGCGAACTCTGCGCGCCCCTGGCCCGCTACGGCCACGTCAGCGTCTGGACCGGGACCGAAATGCTGGTCTGGGGAGGTGGCCAGGCGAACGGCCCGCACTACTCGGCGGGCGGACGCTATTTGCCTGGCACGGATACCTGGCAGGCGATCCCGGTGATCGGAGCGCCCGCCCCGCGAATGGGTCACACCGCGGTGTGGGACGGAGGCGGCATGATTCTCTGGGGCGGCTACGACGTATTCCTCACGAACCTGGACAGCGGAGGACGCTACCAGCCGCAGTGA